The Dokdonella koreensis DS-123 genome has a segment encoding these proteins:
- a CDS encoding winged helix-turn-helix domain-containing protein: MNDESFRFGAYRLDTAKRELEHEGQLLALTPQVFDCLAYLVRHRERAVGRDELIAAVWGRAEVTDTLLAQTVMHARRAVGDSGGEQGMIRTIPRFGYRWITAVQTGAESPAEAESAETPVLAPPPVETAPPPDLPAPIPMARPARRWQGALLGLAIVTVAVLALAWFTRQAPAPAVPVSPAIATSDARPVLVLPVAVPRLAETAWVPLGLMDAVADRVRAGGWPVVPSATAVALVREEALRADIPRLAREAGAGIVVEPAAERSAGRWQVRFTLHGAADLPASVVADAPELLDAARLASDRLLALLKREPLPDQVEADPDRVLAEWVQRIESEFLADRLDAAAVLLDTAPPAVRDRPELKFQAIQLDYRAGRLDQAGQGFRALLQELTPEAQPLLRARSLIGLGSIARTRARFDEAEPLYREAIALLEPLNQPGHLGTAWAYLGVSLGSLHRFDDSTAALGRARAILEGTGDAFGVAVVDAGFATMAADRRRLAEAAPRLARAIARFERLGAQAEANGLGIALAQMHRELLDHVAALAVSRAVWLQVRDQPSQRLYPMAAAVHALALIDDGQLDEAGRVLDGIEQQEGRHDEAYQWRQVRYARGRLLLELRRPAEATPILAALLGDAAAIPGDAGAVWRSYLTSLRAQGDDATARQQLPRITQWAAQVDEEARLHADLIQAEQHWADHDPEQAYRFYEAALQAADRIGVPLEIARVAGSYGNALISDGWLERAATVIGRVAAWSDRDFDCALLEARLHQSLGQAGPWRTALERARGLAGQRPVPEALISEPLKNALSNRG, translated from the coding sequence ATGAACGATGAGTCCTTCCGTTTCGGCGCATACCGCCTCGACACGGCCAAGCGCGAGCTGGAGCACGAGGGACAGCTGCTGGCGTTGACGCCGCAGGTGTTCGATTGCCTGGCCTACCTGGTCCGGCACCGCGAGCGCGCGGTGGGCCGCGACGAGCTGATCGCGGCGGTGTGGGGACGGGCCGAGGTCACCGATACGCTGCTGGCGCAGACGGTCATGCACGCGCGGCGCGCGGTGGGCGACAGCGGCGGCGAGCAGGGCATGATCCGCACGATCCCGCGCTTCGGCTATCGCTGGATCACGGCGGTACAGACCGGCGCTGAATCGCCGGCCGAGGCGGAGTCGGCGGAAACACCGGTGTTGGCGCCGCCGCCGGTCGAAACGGCGCCGCCGCCTGATCTGCCGGCGCCGATCCCGATGGCGCGGCCGGCGCGCCGCTGGCAGGGCGCACTGCTCGGCCTGGCGATCGTGACGGTGGCGGTGTTGGCGCTGGCGTGGTTCACCCGGCAGGCGCCGGCACCTGCGGTGCCGGTTTCGCCGGCGATCGCGACGTCGGACGCGCGGCCGGTGCTCGTGTTGCCGGTGGCGGTACCGCGGCTGGCGGAGACGGCCTGGGTGCCGCTGGGCCTGATGGATGCCGTCGCCGACCGCGTTCGCGCCGGCGGCTGGCCGGTGGTGCCCAGTGCGACGGCGGTGGCCCTGGTGCGAGAAGAAGCCTTGCGCGCCGATATCCCGCGGCTGGCGCGCGAGGCGGGCGCCGGAATCGTCGTCGAGCCGGCGGCGGAGCGCAGCGCCGGCCGCTGGCAGGTGCGGTTCACGCTGCACGGTGCGGCGGACCTGCCGGCGTCGGTGGTGGCGGACGCGCCGGAGCTGCTCGACGCGGCGCGCCTGGCCAGCGACCGCCTGCTGGCCTTGCTCAAGCGCGAGCCGTTGCCCGACCAGGTGGAGGCCGATCCGGACCGGGTGCTGGCCGAATGGGTGCAGCGGATCGAGTCGGAGTTCCTGGCCGACCGGCTGGACGCGGCGGCGGTGCTGCTCGACACCGCGCCGCCGGCCGTGCGCGACCGCCCGGAGCTGAAGTTCCAGGCGATCCAGCTGGACTACCGGGCTGGCCGGCTGGACCAGGCCGGGCAGGGCTTTCGCGCGCTGTTGCAGGAACTGACGCCGGAGGCGCAGCCGCTGCTGCGCGCTCGCAGCCTGATCGGGCTGGGTTCGATCGCGCGGACGCGTGCGCGCTTCGACGAGGCCGAGCCGCTCTACCGCGAGGCGATCGCCTTGTTGGAGCCGCTGAACCAGCCGGGCCACCTGGGCACGGCCTGGGCCTATCTCGGCGTCAGCCTGGGCAGCCTGCACCGGTTCGACGACAGCACGGCGGCGCTGGGCCGGGCGCGGGCGATCCTGGAAGGCACCGGCGATGCGTTCGGTGTGGCGGTGGTGGACGCCGGCTTCGCCACGATGGCGGCGGACCGCCGGCGCCTGGCGGAGGCGGCGCCGCGCCTGGCGCGCGCGATCGCGCGCTTCGAGCGGCTGGGTGCGCAGGCGGAAGCCAACGGCCTGGGCATCGCCCTGGCGCAGATGCACCGCGAACTGCTCGACCATGTGGCGGCCCTGGCCGTTTCGCGCGCGGTCTGGCTGCAGGTGCGCGACCAGCCGTCCCAGCGCCTGTATCCGATGGCGGCGGCGGTGCACGCGCTGGCCTTGATCGACGACGGCCAGCTCGACGAGGCCGGCCGCGTGCTCGACGGCATCGAGCAGCAGGAGGGCCGCCATGACGAGGCCTACCAATGGCGCCAGGTGCGCTATGCGCGGGGACGGTTGCTGTTGGAGCTGCGCCGGCCGGCCGAGGCGACACCGATACTGGCGGCGCTGCTCGGCGATGCGGCGGCGATACCCGGCGACGCCGGCGCGGTCTGGCGCAGCTACCTGACGAGCCTGCGGGCGCAAGGGGATGATGCGACCGCGCGCCAGCAGCTGCCGCGGATCACGCAGTGGGCGGCGCAGGTCGACGAGGAGGCGCGCCTGCATGCCGACCTGATCCAGGCCGAGCAGCACTGGGCCGACCACGACCCGGAGCAGGCCTACCGGTTCTACGAGGCGGCGCTGCAGGCGGCCGATCGCATCGGCGTGCCGCTGGAGATCGCGCGGGTGGCCGGCTCGTACGGCAACGCCCTGATCAGCGATGGCTGGCTCGAACGGGCCGCCACGGTGATCGGCCGCGTGGCGGCGTGGTCCGACCGCGACTTCGACTGCGCGCTGCTGGAGGCGCGGCTGCACCAGTCGCTCGGCCAGGCCGGACCGTGGCGTACCGCGCTGGAACGCGCGCGCGGCCTGGCGGGCCAGCGTCCGGTCCCCGAGGCGTTGATCAGCGAGCCGCTGAAGAATGCCCTGTCGAACCGCGGGTAG
- a CDS encoding RHS repeat-associated core domain-containing protein, with product MGLYVYQPDGNLLLDYEQTPLEDWRWIIRLYGEPIALVRKRDYYAIHTDHLGRPEAVTNAGRNTVWRAANYAFDRVVTQDSIGGLNLGFPGQMYDSETGLWHNGFRDYDSNTGRYIQSDPIGLAGGLNTYAYARNSPSNVIDPSGLESVGPWTFPPGEMRDNYGQPVARGPDFAQVSINYYVFSLSRSFSRSGASFFAGGISKNWGNPLRFSMSVSMGWLNQCKTPTGQQVDNYLSGFSQGFAGGYYGVGGGMGWSPTTGETATILGVGVGYSVTPGEQSIRDYEWGGGW from the coding sequence TTGGGGCTTTATGTCTATCAGCCGGATGGCAACCTGTTGCTCGACTACGAACAGACGCCGCTCGAGGATTGGCGCTGGATCATTCGTTTGTATGGAGAGCCGATCGCGCTGGTACGCAAGAGGGACTACTACGCGATCCACACCGATCACCTAGGCCGCCCAGAAGCAGTGACGAATGCCGGCCGCAACACGGTTTGGAGAGCGGCGAATTATGCCTTCGATCGCGTAGTGACGCAGGACTCGATAGGCGGACTTAACCTGGGCTTCCCGGGTCAAATGTACGACAGCGAGACCGGCCTTTGGCACAACGGATTCAGAGACTATGACTCGAATACTGGGCGTTATATTCAGTCTGATCCGATCGGGCTTGCCGGAGGGTTGAATACGTATGCCTACGCTCGGAACAGCCCTTCAAATGTGATTGATCCCTCAGGGTTGGAGTCAGTTGGGCCGTGGACTTTTCCTCCAGGAGAAATGCGAGACAATTATGGGCAGCCCGTCGCTCGTGGACCTGATTTTGCCCAAGTGTCGATAAATTATTATGTTTTTAGTTTAAGTCGTAGTTTTAGTCGCAGTGGAGCGAGTTTTTTTGCGGGCGGCATATCCAAAAATTGGGGTAATCCACTTAGATTCTCTATGAGTGTATCCATGGGGTGGCTGAATCAATGCAAGACGCCCACAGGTCAGCAGGTGGATAACTATTTGAGCGGGTTCAGTCAGGGATTTGCCGGAGGATACTACGGGGTCGGCGGTGGTATGGGGTGGTCCCCGACCACGGGGGAAACGGCAACGATCCTAGGGGTGGGTGTTGGTTACTCTGTCACGCCTGGTGAGCAATCCATAAGAGACTACGAATGGGGGGGCGGATGGTGA
- a CDS encoding right-handed parallel beta-helix repeat-containing protein codes for MKSIRRTFPRVAPLAAAIAVAAFAGSIPAQADAPTAADRYRLRMDLRQDRTQGRTPAPAPRTVPHRPAATWAVTSCADDGSAGTLRAALEAAGETDTIDLTALTCSTITLTGGPLDIGVLGDHQINDLTVLGPGRDALTIDGNGDRVFLHGDFQVGLGTLAISDLTIRNGNYTHGLASCIDSSGNITLTNVTITDCHASGGSPMTFGGALSVSGTLTMQSSTISDSSSTAGGNAVASGGGAYVAGDAVLVDSTISGNSITAVSGGDGFYITGGGGLYVRGSLTLTRSTISGNTVTASGTNQAGIAGGVFLRDTSVFDSSTVSGNEADGDGGGVFKAKFSNYGDPPGGTRLTIANSTVSGNRGARGAGVLSERELIVANSTLTANAASVGGGGLVFRADDIAAVTFTFDSSIVFGNTAPSGGLSADLAATEGGLTVAGAHNLIGDAGTLTLPGDTVGSDPLLQPLAANGGPTQTHALGEGSPAIDAGANPNAYPYDQRGEGHPRVVGAASDIGAFEVPAGDLIFRDGFEAPVTSVTYLYDDGDGDTNQGPPSTFDPDMLWGNYYLTEAGAEVITEISIAFGPTFPSLANGPVTFWLLDDPDADLDPRNATALTSVQATPDVFNDNFFTVKIPPTRVSGAFFVGASAKLDGGQDKPARVDRDASGDKSWFFYAPEIADVIDDLASAPFGTRNDNTQFVVLPGAFMVRAKGIPAE; via the coding sequence ATGAAATCGATTCGCCGTACATTCCCGCGTGTGGCTCCCCTGGCCGCCGCGATCGCCGTCGCCGCCTTTGCCGGATCCATACCGGCGCAGGCCGACGCGCCCACTGCCGCCGACCGCTACCGGCTGCGGATGGACCTGCGTCAGGACCGCACGCAGGGCCGGACGCCCGCGCCCGCGCCGCGCACCGTACCGCACCGGCCGGCGGCCACCTGGGCGGTGACCAGCTGCGCCGACGATGGCTCCGCCGGCACCCTGCGCGCCGCGCTCGAAGCGGCCGGGGAAACCGACACGATCGACCTGACCGCGTTGACCTGCAGCACCATCACGCTGACCGGCGGGCCGCTGGACATCGGCGTGCTCGGCGATCATCAGATCAACGACCTGACGGTCCTCGGCCCCGGCCGCGACGCGCTGACGATCGACGGCAACGGCGACCGCGTCTTCCTGCACGGCGATTTCCAGGTCGGCCTGGGTACGCTGGCGATCAGCGACCTGACCATCCGCAACGGCAACTACACGCACGGGCTCGCCAGCTGCATCGACTCGTCCGGCAACATCACGCTGACCAACGTCACGATCACCGACTGCCACGCCAGCGGCGGCTCGCCGATGACCTTCGGCGGCGCGCTCAGCGTCTCCGGCACGCTGACGATGCAGTCCAGCACGATCAGCGACTCCAGCAGCACCGCCGGCGGCAACGCGGTCGCTTCCGGCGGCGGCGCCTACGTGGCCGGCGATGCGGTGCTGGTCGACAGCACGATCAGCGGCAATAGCATCACCGCCGTCAGCGGCGGCGACGGCTTCTACATCACCGGCGGCGGCGGCCTCTACGTACGCGGCAGCCTGACCCTCACGCGCAGCACGATCAGCGGCAACACCGTGACCGCCAGCGGCACCAATCAGGCCGGCATCGCCGGCGGCGTGTTCCTGCGCGATACCAGCGTGTTCGACAGCAGCACGGTGTCCGGCAACGAGGCCGACGGCGACGGTGGCGGCGTGTTCAAGGCCAAGTTCAGCAACTACGGCGACCCGCCGGGCGGCACGCGCCTGACGATCGCCAACAGCACGGTCTCCGGCAATCGCGGCGCCCGTGGTGCCGGCGTGCTCAGCGAGCGCGAGCTGATCGTGGCCAACAGCACGCTGACCGCCAATGCGGCGAGTGTCGGCGGCGGCGGCCTGGTATTCCGTGCCGACGACATCGCGGCGGTCACCTTCACGTTCGACAGCTCGATCGTTTTCGGCAACACCGCACCCAGCGGCGGCCTTTCCGCCGATCTTGCCGCCACCGAAGGCGGGCTCACCGTCGCCGGCGCGCACAACCTGATCGGTGACGCCGGCACGCTCACGCTGCCAGGCGACACCGTGGGCAGTGATCCGCTGCTGCAGCCGCTCGCCGCCAACGGCGGTCCCACGCAGACCCATGCGCTCGGCGAGGGCAGCCCGGCGATCGACGCCGGTGCCAATCCCAATGCCTATCCCTACGACCAGCGCGGCGAGGGCCATCCACGCGTCGTCGGTGCCGCCTCCGACATCGGCGCGTTCGAGGTTCCGGCCGGCGACCTGATCTTCCGCGACGGTTTCGAGGCCCCGGTCACCAGCGTCACCTACCTCTACGACGACGGCGACGGCGATACCAACCAGGGTCCGCCGTCCACGTTCGATCCGGACATGCTCTGGGGCAACTACTATTTGACCGAAGCCGGTGCCGAGGTCATCACGGAGATCTCCATCGCGTTCGGGCCCACGTTCCCGTCGCTGGCCAACGGGCCGGTCACGTTCTGGCTGCTGGACGATCCCGACGCCGACCTCGACCCGCGCAACGCCACCGCGCTGACCTCGGTGCAGGCCACGCCTGACGTGTTCAACGACAACTTCTTCACGGTCAAGATCCCGCCGACGCGCGTCAGCGGCGCATTCTTCGTCGGCGCCAGCGCCAAGCTGGACGGCGGCCAGGACAAGCCCGCCCGCGTCGACCGGGATGCCTCCGGCGACAAGTCCTGGTTCTTCTACGCGCCGGAGATCGCCGACGTGATCGACGACCTCGCCTCCGCGCCGTTCGGCACGCGCAACGACAACACGCAGTTCGTCGTGCTGCCGGGCGCGTTCATGGTCCGCGCCAAGGGCATTCCGGCCGAGTAG
- a CDS encoding flavohemoglobin expression-modulating QEGLA motif protein, translating into MDASTDSLARHADLDRRLVAAVKGIRVLAMLSWPATVQRAFLDGWQRGNARLPQVDYPRPDHGAAREALTAIAAEADAQHPVGDYIRRSADSWRVATDLLDAAGSAAIVEPSVRLYGRPGYRIPGGEVTNLDAARHFVTLADELDPNLVAGDAEDGIAAETLQADLQRELDAFFGPATIRVEVDPDLIAKAAAGATRIRLHSATCFSESDRNQLLQHEAFVHSLTALNGRNQPHLKSLGLNSPRITATQEGLAVFAELMTGAMDIVRMKRISLRIIAIDMALRGADFIEVFRFFLDAGQTEPESFSSAQRVFRGAPTTGGAAFTKDTVYLHGLLSVHTFFRWALRNRRLDLGRNLFAGKLSLHDVLALEPYFTSGFVAAPARLPPWLQHANGLAAMLAFSLFANRIRLDHVEAEDLVLAL; encoded by the coding sequence ATGGACGCCTCTACCGACAGCCTGGCCCGTCATGCCGACCTTGATCGACGCCTGGTGGCGGCGGTCAAGGGCATACGCGTGCTGGCGATGCTGAGCTGGCCGGCGACTGTCCAGCGTGCGTTCCTCGACGGCTGGCAACGCGGCAATGCGCGCCTGCCGCAGGTCGACTACCCGCGGCCGGACCACGGCGCGGCGCGCGAGGCCCTGACGGCGATCGCCGCGGAGGCCGATGCGCAGCACCCGGTGGGCGACTACATCCGGCGCAGCGCCGATTCCTGGCGGGTCGCGACCGACCTGCTCGACGCAGCCGGCAGCGCTGCGATCGTGGAACCTTCGGTGCGCCTCTACGGCCGCCCGGGCTACCGGATCCCGGGGGGCGAGGTGACCAACCTCGACGCCGCCCGGCACTTCGTCACGCTGGCCGACGAACTGGACCCGAACCTGGTCGCGGGTGACGCGGAGGACGGCATCGCCGCCGAGACGCTGCAGGCGGACCTGCAACGCGAGCTGGACGCCTTCTTCGGCCCGGCGACGATCCGGGTGGAGGTCGATCCGGACCTGATCGCCAAGGCGGCGGCCGGCGCGACGCGCATCCGGCTCCACTCGGCCACCTGCTTCAGCGAGTCGGACCGCAACCAGCTGCTGCAGCACGAGGCTTTCGTGCATTCGTTGACGGCGCTCAACGGGCGCAACCAGCCGCACCTCAAGTCGCTGGGCCTCAACTCGCCGCGGATCACCGCGACACAGGAAGGGCTGGCGGTGTTCGCCGAGCTGATGACCGGGGCAATGGACATCGTGCGGATGAAGCGGATCAGCCTGCGCATCATCGCGATCGACATGGCGCTGCGCGGCGCGGATTTCATCGAGGTGTTCCGGTTCTTCCTGGACGCCGGCCAGACCGAACCGGAGAGCTTCTCCTCGGCGCAGCGCGTGTTCCGCGGCGCCCCCACCACCGGCGGCGCGGCGTTCACGAAGGACACGGTCTACCTGCACGGTCTGCTCTCGGTGCACACGTTCTTCCGCTGGGCGCTGCGCAACCGCCGGCTGGACCTGGGCCGCAACCTCTTCGCCGGCAAGCTCAGCCTGCACGACGTGCTGGCGCTGGAGCCGTACTTCACGTCCGGCTTCGTCGCGGCACCGGCACGGCTGCCGCCGTGGCTGCAGCACGCCAACGGCCTGGCGGCGATGCTGGCGTTCTCGCTGTTCGCCAACCGCATCCGGCTCGATCACGTGGAAGCCGAGGACCTGGTGCTGGCGCTGTAG